In Plasmodium chabaudi chabaudi strain AS genome assembly, chromosome: 10, a single genomic region encodes these proteins:
- a CDS encoding AAA family ATPase, putative produces the protein MNETGKASGVNNIGMELIYNKIHNKEKECFQNILINEIWDEYESNDNKNEVNPSRFPLINTHINIFDNDEENDVYNEIVRNLAKNETDYIDEKKIKENYNFISGTCCVNIKDFMNFDPLFVKLYNYQNLEENTVKTDYNINLNSNCTCQYAKTGSIDRENGGTQINKCDSMASQYKHAEKALSEESDDEIYTPKRLKLRKKKHNIQSNPIEKVNSNSIKKDRSKQYSSDESSDSIPNNSVKKKKSGFSNAFDVLIKRKDEDNEEAIEAFNYINSKKRNRHLSRSDSNHMRDKKEDIKKKSYKKNSENLKDEFDDIPEQYMHLNDQGLDANIIRYALSMKMDANEKIMESDIIGLYDIKKIIKDKIVNVILRPDLFTGLNRAAKGILLFGPPGTGKTMIAKWVASYCQCSFYNVNASSLFSKYIGETEKIVTSLFKCAEVDNPSILFFDEIDSILGMRKKDEDDTTIRIKNQLLQMIDGINTKKDAIIVIIGATNRPDMIDDAALRRFNKRVYIPLPDLQARKDQIRYIISKHTHSGFQMTEEELDNISQKLDNWNGSDIYHLCSKCYEYVYDDAVEQYNGIQNIPNTSIFRAIKYDDFIKAMSQVNTSYKNVFDYDEWSKMHGSL, from the coding sequence atgaaCGAAACAGGGAAAGCTAGTGGAGTAAATAACATCGGGATggaattaatatataataaaatacataacaaagaaaaggaatgctttcaaaatattttaataaacgAAATATGGGACGAATATGAAagtaatgataataaaaatgaagttAATCCAAGTAGATTCCCATTAATAAATACACACATTaacatttttgataatgatgaagaaaatgatgttTATAATGAAATTGTACGAAATTTAGCAAAGAATGAAACAGATTAtattgatgaaaaaaagatcaaagaaaattataattttattagtgGAACTTGttgtgtaaatataaaagatttTATGAACTTCGACCCATTATTTGTTAAactttataattatcaaaatttagAGGAAAATACTGTAAAAACGGATTACaacataaatttaaatagtaATTGCACTTGCCAATATGCCAAAACTGGTAGTATAGATAGAGAAAATGGAGGAACCCAAATTAACAAATGTGATAGCATGGCTAGTCAATACAAACATGCTGAAAAAGCATTATCTGAAGAAAGTGatgatgaaatatatactcCGAAAAGGTTAAAGTTACGAAAGAAGAAACATAATATACAATCTAATCCTATTGAAAAAGTTAATAGCAATTCTATAAAGAAAGATAGATCAAAACAATATAGTTCTGATGAATCATCAGATAGTATTCCAAATAATTCtgtaaagaaaaaaaaatcaggATTTTCGAATGCTTTTGatgtattaataaaaagaaaagatgAAGATAATGAAGAAGCAATTGAAgcttttaattatatcaattcgaaaaaaagaaatagacATTTGTCGAGAAGTGATAGTAACCATATGAGGGATAAAAAGGAggatataaagaaaaaaagctataaaaaaaattcagaaAATTTGAAAGACGAATTTGATGATATACCTGAACAATATATGCATCTAAACGATCAAGGATTAGatgcaaatataataagatATGCATTAAGTATGAAAATGGATgctaatgaaaaaataatggaatCAGATATTATTGgtttatatgatataaaaaaaataataaaagataaaattgttaatgTTATATTAAGACCAGATTTATTTACTGGTTTAAATAGAGCAGCAAAaggaatattattatttggtcCACCAGGAACGGGTAAAACAATGATAGCTAAATGGGTAGCATCTTATTGCCAATGTTCATTTTATAATGTAAACGCATCGTCACTATTCagtaaatatattggtGAAACTGAGAAGATAGTTACAAGCTTATTTAAATGTGCCGAAGTTGATAATCcttctattttattttttgatgaaATAGATTCTATACTAGGTATGagaaaaaaagatgaagaTGACACAACTATAAGAATTAAAAACCAATTATTACAAATGATTGATGGGATAAATACCAAAAAAGATgctattattgttattatcgGAGCTACAAATAGACCTGATATGATAGATGATGCAGCTTTAAGAAGATTTAATAAAAGAGTTTATATACCATTACCCGATTTACAAGCAAGAAAAGATCAAATACgatatattatatctaAGCATACACACTCAGGGTTTCAAATGACTGAAGAAGAATTAGATAATATATCACAAAAATTAGATAATTGGAATGGTAGtgatatatatcatttgtGTTCTAAATGCTATGAGTATGTATATGATGATGCAGTAGAGCAATATAATggaatacaaaatattccTAATACTTCCATATTTAGAGCAATTAAATATGACGATTTTATAAAAGCCATGTCACAAGTTAATACatcttataaaaatgtcttTGACTATGATGAATGGAGTAAAATGCATGGTTCTTTGTAG